From Brucella pseudogrignonensis, a single genomic window includes:
- a CDS encoding TIGR01620 family protein yields the protein MSEQPPRKPAAFSVQQPAEKVVAAETPRRPRAVTDLEKVVPDIDVFALSEEEAAELEILDPTFEAPPRSRWSLSKVLFGALGVLASFAIGIWIEDLIQALFSRADWLGWTALGVAMVALAAFVTIIARELMALRRLASVQHLRKHAADAAERDDMAAARKAVDELRGIAASLPETARGRQMLDGLTNEIIDGRNLIRLAETEILRPLDREARALILNASKRVSIVTAISPRALVDIGYVIFESARLIRRLSQLYGGRPGTLGFLKLARRVVAHLAVTGTIAMGDSVIQQLIGHGLASRLSAKLGEGVVNGLMTARIGIAAMDVVRPFPFNAEKRPGVGDFIGDIARLNGDKAVKSKDRS from the coding sequence ATGAGTGAGCAACCTCCACGCAAACCAGCGGCCTTTAGCGTTCAGCAGCCTGCGGAAAAGGTTGTCGCGGCAGAAACACCGCGCCGCCCACGTGCCGTTACCGATCTTGAAAAAGTCGTACCCGACATTGATGTTTTTGCGCTGAGTGAAGAGGAAGCTGCAGAACTTGAGATTCTGGATCCGACTTTTGAAGCACCACCGCGTAGCCGATGGTCTTTGAGCAAGGTCTTGTTTGGTGCTCTGGGTGTTCTCGCGTCCTTTGCCATTGGCATCTGGATTGAAGATCTCATTCAGGCGCTATTCTCACGCGCTGATTGGCTTGGTTGGACAGCGCTTGGCGTGGCGATGGTGGCGCTTGCTGCATTTGTGACAATTATTGCGCGCGAGTTGATGGCTCTTCGACGGCTTGCCTCGGTGCAGCACTTGCGAAAACACGCGGCAGATGCGGCTGAGCGCGATGATATGGCAGCAGCGCGAAAAGCGGTTGATGAGTTGCGTGGGATCGCAGCAAGTCTGCCGGAAACCGCACGCGGACGGCAGATGCTGGATGGTCTGACCAATGAGATCATTGATGGTCGTAATCTCATTCGCCTTGCCGAGACTGAAATCCTTCGCCCGCTGGACCGTGAAGCACGTGCGCTGATCCTCAATGCGTCGAAGCGTGTTTCGATTGTCACGGCTATCAGCCCGCGTGCGCTTGTTGATATTGGCTATGTAATTTTTGAATCAGCGCGTCTCATACGCCGGCTTTCACAGCTCTATGGTGGGCGACCGGGAACGCTTGGCTTTCTCAAGTTGGCTCGTCGCGTTGTGGCACATCTGGCAGTCACAGGCACGATTGCCATGGGCGATAGCGTTATTCAGCAACTCATCGGACATGGGCTTGCGTCGCGCCTTTCGGCAAAGCTCGGCGAAGGCGTGGTCAACGGTCTGATGACCGCGCGGATCGGCATTGCCGCTATGGATGTGGTTCGACCCTTCCCGTTTAATGCAGAAAAACGCCCCGGTGTTGGCGACTTTATTGGCGATATCGCTCGATTAAATGGCGATAAGGCTGTAAAGTCAAAGGATCGTAGCTAG
- the folK gene encoding 2-amino-4-hydroxy-6-hydroxymethyldihydropteridine diphosphokinase: protein MNNELPYRAWLGLGGNIDDPIASIAKALRLLDARHDTEVVSVSKVYRTPPWGKTDQAWFHNACAEIKTTLAPLQLIEICLDVERSLKRVRLERWGPRIIDIDILAMQTKAGEAIIMNDATLELPHPRIQERAFVLVPLNDIAPELNISCKSISEWNAACASSDIEKARTDAGWWLEE from the coding sequence ATGAACAATGAATTGCCTTATCGCGCCTGGCTTGGTCTTGGCGGCAATATTGATGATCCAATTGCGTCTATCGCAAAAGCCTTAAGACTGCTTGATGCCCGGCACGACACAGAAGTCGTCTCAGTATCGAAGGTCTATCGCACACCGCCCTGGGGCAAGACGGATCAGGCTTGGTTTCATAATGCCTGTGCGGAAATCAAAACCACGCTTGCACCGCTTCAATTGATTGAGATCTGCCTTGATGTTGAGCGTTCATTGAAGCGCGTTCGCCTTGAGCGTTGGGGACCGCGTATCATTGATATTGATATTCTTGCGATGCAAACAAAAGCAGGAGAGGCGATCATCATGAATGATGCGACGCTCGAACTGCCGCATCCGCGCATTCAGGAGCGGGCTTTCGTACTGGTTCCACTCAATGATATTGCCCCAGAACTTAATATCTCATGCAAAAGTATTTCCGAATGGAACGCTGCCTGCGCGAGTTCTGACATAGAAAAAGCCCGCACAGATGCGGGCTGGTGGCTTGAAGAATAG
- the folB gene encoding dihydroneopterin aldolase, with protein MYTIRIMNCAFFAHHGVFDEENKLGQRFYVDAILDVDAGSSLENDDIEGTVHYGIAFTVIQDIITGRQRYLIETLALDVGKALTERFPQIKRAEITIRKPNAPVPGVLDHVEVTVVYPR; from the coding sequence GTGTATACCATCCGCATTATGAATTGCGCTTTCTTCGCGCATCACGGCGTCTTTGACGAAGAGAATAAGCTCGGGCAGCGCTTCTATGTCGATGCAATACTTGATGTTGATGCCGGTTCATCCCTGGAAAATGACGATATTGAAGGCACTGTTCATTATGGCATCGCCTTTACCGTTATTCAGGACATTATTACTGGTCGTCAGCGTTATCTGATCGAAACACTTGCGCTGGACGTCGGCAAAGCTTTGACTGAACGTTTCCCGCAGATCAAACGCGCCGAAATCACCATTCGCAAGCCAAATGCGCCGGTTCCGGGTGTACTTGACCATGTTGAAGTTACGGTGGTTTATCCGCGCTGA
- the folP gene encoding dihydropteroate synthase, which translates to MIKQWQLAHGRSLQLGSKSVIMGILNVTPDSFSDGGKHIELDNAVAAAKTMLDEGATIIDVGGESTRPGAAKVDAETEAARVVPIIRALTEQFGCIISIDTYRASTARLAVEAGAHIVNDVWGLQKEPEIAQVAKETGAGLVIMHTSRDREIDADVIADQFAFLDRSLEIAGRAGINASNITLDPGFGFGKSQDEDIALMAHMEELQRFGYPLLVGTSRKRFIGAMTGQAEPLQRDIGTAATSVALRLAGAGIFRVHNVAFNRDALAVADAILQSRARSQ; encoded by the coding sequence ATGATCAAACAATGGCAGCTCGCTCATGGCCGTAGCCTCCAATTGGGTTCAAAATCGGTCATCATGGGTATTTTGAACGTTACACCAGATTCTTTCTCCGATGGTGGCAAGCATATTGAGCTGGATAATGCGGTGGCTGCTGCAAAAACAATGCTTGATGAAGGCGCTACGATAATCGACGTGGGTGGTGAATCAACCCGTCCGGGTGCGGCCAAAGTCGACGCAGAAACCGAAGCTGCGCGCGTTGTGCCAATCATTCGTGCACTGACCGAGCAATTTGGCTGTATCATTTCTATTGATACCTACCGCGCTTCAACCGCGCGGCTTGCGGTGGAAGCGGGTGCACATATCGTCAATGACGTCTGGGGACTGCAAAAAGAACCGGAAATTGCACAAGTTGCGAAAGAGACGGGTGCGGGGCTTGTCATTATGCATACAAGCCGGGACCGGGAGATCGATGCAGACGTGATCGCCGATCAATTTGCATTTCTGGATAGGTCACTCGAAATAGCGGGCAGGGCAGGCATCAACGCTTCGAATATTACGCTTGATCCGGGTTTTGGCTTTGGCAAAAGTCAGGATGAGGACATTGCGCTGATGGCGCACATGGAAGAATTGCAGCGTTTCGGTTATCCTCTGTTGGTCGGGACTTCGCGGAAGCGCTTTATCGGTGCGATGACCGGACAGGCTGAGCCTTTGCAGCGCGATATAGGAACTGCTGCGACATCGGTAGCGCTACGCTTGGCAGGAGCCGGCATTTTCCGCGTTCATAATGTCGCGTTTAACAGAGACGCCCTTGCAGTTGCTGATGCTATCCTGCAAAGCAGAGCACGTTCACAATAG
- a CDS encoding DUF922 domain-containing Zn-dependent protease produces MSLKKRVLALGLAFAIIAPQAQAASIFRTFSYYNVNGKTAEDLDKALSRSGPFLKKTGQHHPGAAEIRFDAKVRYGRATGQKACKVQDVYVNVHAKVMLPRWKQRRKAEPEIALIWDTLYQDIRRHEESHIVIARSHASEMERQIRSLRSRKDCASLRADIDKVTEKLMAAHDKAQERFDRVETINFERRFERLLTYKLEKMVQ; encoded by the coding sequence ATGTCTTTGAAAAAACGAGTTCTGGCATTGGGACTGGCTTTTGCCATCATTGCTCCACAGGCGCAGGCAGCTTCGATTTTCCGAACCTTCAGCTATTATAATGTGAATGGAAAAACTGCAGAAGATCTCGATAAGGCTTTGTCACGAAGCGGGCCTTTTCTGAAAAAGACTGGCCAGCATCATCCGGGTGCCGCCGAGATACGTTTTGATGCTAAAGTTCGTTATGGCCGCGCCACAGGTCAGAAAGCCTGTAAGGTGCAGGATGTTTATGTGAACGTTCACGCTAAGGTCATGCTGCCACGTTGGAAACAGCGCCGCAAAGCTGAACCGGAAATCGCACTGATCTGGGATACACTTTATCAGGATATTCGCCGCCACGAAGAAAGTCATATCGTGATTGCCCGCAGCCATGCAAGCGAAATGGAACGTCAAATACGGTCCTTACGCAGCCGCAAAGATTGCGCTTCGCTCCGCGCTGACATTGATAAAGTAACGGAAAAGCTGATGGCAGCACATGATAAAGCGCAGGAAAGATTTGACCGTGTTGAAACGATCAATTTCGAGCGCCGCTTTGAACGCTTGCTAACATATAAGCTCGAAAAGATGGTTCAATAG
- a CDS encoding 2Fe-2S iron-sulfur cluster-binding protein → MTKIIFVSADGASRIEVEADNGSSVMEAAVRNGVPGIDAECGGACACATCHVYIDEEWTEVVGGPDAMEEDMLDFAYEPQPNSRLSCQVRVSDELNGVVIRVPERQN, encoded by the coding sequence ATGACAAAGATTATCTTCGTATCCGCCGATGGCGCTTCACGCATTGAAGTTGAGGCTGATAACGGATCAAGTGTGATGGAAGCGGCTGTTCGCAATGGCGTGCCGGGGATTGATGCCGAATGCGGCGGTGCTTGTGCCTGTGCAACCTGTCACGTTTATATTGACGAAGAGTGGACCGAGGTTGTTGGCGGACCAGATGCCATGGAAGAAGACATGCTGGATTTCGCTTACGAGCCGCAGCCCAACTCGCGTCTTTCCTGTCAGGTCCGTGTAAGCGATGAGCTCAATGGTGTTGTGATCAGAGTGCCAGAACGCCAGAACTAA
- the thrS gene encoding threonine--tRNA ligase gives MSNVSMQFPDGSVREYNAATTGFELAESISKSLAKKAVAYAVDGTVRDLSDPLGASGAIEILTREDPRALELIRHDTAHVLAEAVQELFPGTQVTIGPVIENGFYYDFARNEPFTPDDLPVIEKKMREIIQRNKPFTKQIWSREKAKQVFADKGESYKVELVDAIAEGQDLKIYNQGEWFDLCRGPHMASTGQIGNSFKLMKVAGAYWRGDSNNPMLTRIYGTAFANDADLNAYLHMLEEAEKRDHRRLGREMDLFHFQEEGPGVVFWHAKGWRMFQTLVAYMRRRLDSHGYQEVNAPQVLDKSLWETSGHWGWYRDNMFKVTVAGDDTDDDRVFALKPMNCPGHVQIFKHGLKSYRDLPIKLAEFGNVHRYEPSGALHGLMRVRGFTQDDAHVFCTEEQMAAECLRINDLILSVYKDFGFKEITIKLSTRPEKRVGSDELWDRAESVMMTVLEQIKEQSDDIKTGILPGEGAFYGPKFEYTLKDAIGREWQCGTTQVDFNLPERFGAFYIDSNSEKTQPVMIHRAICGSMERFLGILIENFAGHMPLWFAPIQVVVATITSEADGYAAEVAAKLKAAGLQVVTDVRNEKINYKVREHSVQKVPVILVCGMREAEEKTVNMRRLGSRDQESMTLDQAIARLIEEATPPDLLRLRKA, from the coding sequence ATGTCGAATGTTTCCATGCAGTTTCCTGATGGATCGGTGCGCGAATATAATGCTGCAACAACCGGTTTCGAGTTAGCTGAATCAATCTCCAAATCACTTGCTAAAAAGGCCGTGGCTTACGCCGTAGATGGCACCGTGCGCGATCTGTCTGATCCGCTTGGCGCTTCCGGTGCAATTGAAATTCTGACCCGCGAAGACCCGCGTGCGCTTGAATTGATCCGTCATGATACGGCACACGTTCTTGCAGAAGCCGTGCAGGAGCTTTTCCCGGGCACACAGGTTACAATTGGTCCGGTTATCGAGAATGGTTTTTATTACGACTTTGCGCGTAATGAACCGTTCACACCCGATGATCTGCCGGTGATCGAAAAGAAAATGCGCGAAATCATTCAGCGCAACAAGCCGTTCACCAAGCAGATCTGGTCACGCGAAAAGGCCAAGCAGGTTTTTGCCGATAAGGGCGAGAGCTATAAGGTCGAACTGGTTGATGCGATCGCTGAAGGTCAGGATCTCAAGATCTACAATCAGGGCGAATGGTTCGATCTTTGCCGTGGCCCGCATATGGCGTCCACAGGTCAGATCGGTAACTCCTTCAAGTTGATGAAGGTTGCAGGTGCTTACTGGCGCGGCGATTCAAACAATCCAATGCTGACGCGTATTTACGGAACAGCATTTGCCAATGACGCTGATCTCAACGCTTATCTTCATATGCTTGAAGAAGCCGAAAAGCGCGATCACCGCCGTTTGGGCCGCGAAATGGATCTGTTCCATTTCCAGGAAGAAGGTCCGGGCGTTGTGTTCTGGCACGCCAAAGGCTGGCGCATGTTCCAGACGCTTGTGGCCTATATGCGTCGTCGTCTCGATAGCCATGGCTATCAAGAAGTCAACGCACCACAGGTGCTGGACAAGTCGCTTTGGGAAACTTCAGGTCACTGGGGTTGGTATCGCGACAACATGTTCAAGGTCACGGTTGCCGGTGATGATACCGACGATGACCGCGTATTTGCACTAAAGCCAATGAACTGCCCGGGTCACGTTCAGATATTTAAGCATGGTCTTAAGTCTTACCGAGATCTGCCTATAAAGCTTGCAGAGTTTGGCAATGTGCATCGTTACGAGCCTTCGGGTGCTTTGCATGGTCTGATGCGTGTGCGCGGCTTCACACAGGATGATGCGCATGTGTTCTGTACCGAAGAACAGATGGCTGCGGAATGCCTGCGTATCAACGATCTTATCTTGTCGGTCTACAAGGATTTCGGCTTCAAGGAGATCACGATCAAGCTCTCGACACGCCCTGAAAAGCGCGTCGGTTCGGACGAATTGTGGGATCGCGCCGAAAGCGTGATGATGACGGTTCTTGAGCAGATCAAGGAACAGTCGGACGACATCAAGACCGGCATTTTGCCGGGCGAAGGTGCCTTCTACGGTCCGAAGTTCGAATATACGCTGAAAGACGCGATCGGTCGTGAATGGCAATGCGGAACAACTCAGGTTGACTTCAACCTACCGGAGCGTTTCGGCGCATTCTATATCGATAGCAATTCGGAAAAGACTCAGCCGGTTATGATCCATCGCGCAATCTGCGGTTCGATGGAACGTTTCCTCGGGATTCTGATCGAAAACTTTGCTGGTCATATGCCGCTTTGGTTCGCTCCAATTCAGGTCGTTGTAGCAACCATTACATCCGAAGCTGACGGTTATGCTGCTGAAGTTGCAGCCAAGCTTAAAGCTGCTGGCTTGCAGGTCGTGACTGACGTTCGCAACGAGAAGATCAACTACAAGGTCCGTGAGCATTCGGTTCAGAAGGTTCCGGTCATTCTGGTTTGCGGTATGCGTGAAGCGGAAGAAAAGACGGTCAATATGCGTCGTCTGGGGTCACGCGATCAGGAATCGATGACACTGGATCAGGCAATTGCGCGTCTCATAGAGGAAGCAACGCCGCCGGATTTGCTGCGTCTGCGCAAAGCATAA
- a CDS encoding D-alanyl-D-alanine carboxypeptidase: MHKSSSRIAQLVAGVALSASVFCATSAMANVSWVVFDADTGVVVGQDGATEQHAPASLAKMMTLYLAFEALKTGRIHWDDQMPVTKNASAKVRMKLYLKPGETISVRDAINGMIIVSANDAATVMGEYLGGSEAGFGRLMTQKARNLGMKSTYFVNPSGLTGHLPQLTTARDMAVLGMSLRRDFPQEYALFSQRSFEYKGRPFNGHNNLMYRYQGVDGIKTGYTDVSGYNLVSSAIINNKHLVGVVLGAGSSRERDDRMSKLLTRFGTEGAGFAGRELTAFAAPIENALPIVTQIKPPEPKEDAVSDMIDDSKIEQGDGGFLVNPAASPWRVQVGMTPSRKGADELQAKYLPVVDRLVPGTKAEISTAPRGRKLYRVRFTGFKDSDAAQRTCTQLKLQGVPCLAIRN, translated from the coding sequence ATGCATAAATCGTCTTCCCGCATCGCCCAGCTTGTTGCCGGTGTTGCGCTTTCTGCCAGTGTTTTCTGTGCAACCAGCGCCATGGCCAATGTTTCTTGGGTCGTATTTGATGCGGATACGGGCGTAGTGGTGGGGCAGGACGGAGCAACTGAGCAACACGCGCCAGCATCGCTGGCCAAAATGATGACGCTCTATCTGGCATTTGAAGCGTTGAAGACAGGTCGTATCCATTGGGATGATCAAATGCCGGTGACAAAGAATGCTTCGGCGAAAGTCCGCATGAAGCTTTATCTTAAGCCCGGTGAGACGATTTCTGTTCGTGACGCTATCAATGGCATGATCATCGTATCGGCCAATGATGCAGCGACAGTTATGGGCGAGTATCTTGGCGGTTCGGAAGCAGGTTTCGGTCGTTTGATGACGCAGAAAGCCCGAAATCTCGGTATGAAAAGCACTTATTTCGTCAATCCATCGGGTTTGACAGGGCATTTGCCACAGCTGACAACTGCCCGCGATATGGCGGTGCTTGGAATGTCGCTTCGCCGTGATTTTCCTCAGGAATATGCGTTATTTTCACAGCGTTCGTTTGAATATAAAGGCCGTCCATTTAACGGCCATAACAATCTGATGTATCGTTATCAGGGCGTTGACGGCATTAAGACCGGATATACCGATGTCTCGGGCTATAATCTGGTTTCATCCGCAATCATCAACAACAAGCATCTTGTTGGCGTTGTTCTTGGTGCCGGATCGTCACGTGAGCGCGATGATCGCATGTCGAAGCTCCTCACGCGCTTTGGCACAGAAGGAGCCGGATTTGCAGGACGTGAATTGACTGCCTTTGCTGCGCCAATTGAAAATGCTCTGCCAATCGTCACGCAGATTAAGCCCCCTGAGCCAAAAGAAGATGCCGTCTCGGATATGATCGATGATTCCAAGATAGAGCAGGGCGATGGTGGTTTTCTGGTTAATCCTGCAGCGTCGCCATGGCGTGTTCAGGTCGGTATGACGCCATCGCGCAAAGGTGCGGACGAGTTGCAGGCGAAATATTTGCCAGTCGTAGACCGGTTGGTGCCGGGCACCAAAGCTGAGATTTCGACCGCGCCGCGTGGTCGCAAGCTTTATCGCGTTCGCTTTACCGGCTTTAAAGATTCAGATGCTGCGCAAAGGACCTGTACCCAGCTCAAATTGCAGGGTGTTCCGTGTTTGGCTATTCGCAACTGA
- the yidD gene encoding membrane protein insertion efficiency factor YidD: MCGCGKHHTGDAERRKTRQTRNFSDPWRKTPGRVLGTSLIRLYQLTLSSFIGNSCRHMPTCSEYTYESVARYGLWSGSWMGLFRIMRCGPMGTHGFDPVPRELIPYFKWYLPWRYWRVSSPKN; encoded by the coding sequence ATGTGTGGTTGCGGGAAACATCACACGGGTGATGCCGAGAGGCGCAAAACGCGCCAGACCCGCAACTTCAGCGATCCGTGGCGCAAAACGCCGGGCAGGGTGCTGGGTACGAGTTTGATACGATTATATCAGCTCACACTTTCTTCCTTCATCGGCAATTCGTGCCGCCATATGCCAACCTGTTCCGAATATACCTACGAATCTGTAGCACGATATGGCTTGTGGAGTGGCAGCTGGATGGGGCTTTTCCGGATCATGCGTTGTGGGCCGATGGGCACCCACGGTTTTGATCCCGTGCCGAGAGAATTAATTCCTTATTTCAAGTGGTATTTGCCGTGGCGCTATTGGCGCGTTTCGTCACCCAAAAATTAA
- a CDS encoding iron-sulfur cluster assembly scaffold protein translates to MIDDVYNKRILEFAGNIEKLGRIADPDAVATVHSKLCGSTLTVYLKMHDGVVTDFAHEVKACALGQASSSVMARHVIGCTSGELRAVRDSMYAMLKENGPEPEGRFEDLKYFEPVREYKARHASTLLTFDAVVDCIRQIEEKVQAA, encoded by the coding sequence ATGATCGACGATGTTTATAATAAACGTATCCTTGAATTTGCAGGGAATATTGAAAAGCTTGGCCGCATTGCTGACCCGGATGCCGTTGCGACCGTTCACTCAAAATTGTGCGGTTCAACCCTCACGGTCTATCTTAAGATGCATGATGGCGTGGTTACGGACTTTGCGCATGAGGTAAAAGCCTGCGCATTGGGGCAGGCGTCATCGTCGGTTATGGCACGGCATGTTATTGGCTGTACGTCCGGAGAGCTTAGGGCAGTGCGCGATTCAATGTATGCAATGCTGAAGGAAAACGGTCCTGAACCTGAAGGTCGATTTGAGGATTTAAAATATTTTGAGCCAGTGCGCGAATATAAGGCTCGTCACGCTTCTACGCTTCTGACGTTTGATGCGGTCGTTGATTGCATTCGCCAAATCGAAGAAAAGGTGCAAGCTGCCTGA
- the folE gene encoding GTP cyclohydrolase I FolE — protein sequence MDARIKKIRDESIVSAQLQKPTQAEAEAAVRTLLLWAGDNPDREGLLDTPKRVAKSYSELFGGYAESPEEVLGTTFEEVSGYDDMVLVKDISFFSHCEHHMVPIIGKAHVAYLPDGKVLGLSKIARVVDIFARRLQTQESITAQIADSIQRILKPRGVAVLIDAEHMCMAMRGIRKQGASTITTTFTGDYKTDVNEQVRFMTLIRK from the coding sequence ATGGACGCGCGCATCAAAAAAATCCGTGACGAATCTATTGTATCAGCACAATTGCAAAAGCCAACGCAGGCTGAAGCAGAGGCCGCTGTGCGCACCCTCCTTCTCTGGGCAGGAGATAATCCTGATCGTGAAGGTTTGCTCGATACGCCAAAGCGTGTAGCGAAGTCCTATAGTGAGCTTTTTGGCGGTTATGCCGAAAGCCCTGAAGAGGTGCTTGGCACCACCTTTGAAGAAGTATCCGGCTATGACGATATGGTGCTGGTGAAGGATATTTCCTTCTTCTCACATTGCGAACACCATATGGTGCCGATCATTGGGAAGGCACATGTCGCTTATCTGCCAGATGGAAAAGTGCTTGGTCTGTCTAAAATTGCCCGTGTTGTTGATATTTTTGCGCGTCGCCTGCAAACGCAGGAAAGCATTACGGCTCAGATCGCTGACAGCATTCAGCGTATATTGAAGCCACGCGGCGTTGCCGTATTGATTGACGCTGAACATATGTGCATGGCGATGCGTGGCATTCGTAAACAAGGGGCAAGCACGATCACCACGACCTTTACCGGCGATTATAAGACAGACGTGAACGAACAGGTTCGTTTCATGACTCTTATTCGTAAGTAA
- the hisI gene encoding phosphoribosyl-AMP cyclohydrolase: protein MSSFPAQPSDKKAIEEGAVFMPRFDASGLITAVVTDAQDGELLMVAHMNDEALRLTLETGIAHYWSRSRSKLWKKGETSGNLQSVIELRTDCDQDALWLKVRVAGDGPTCHTGRRSCFYRQVQSENGQVSLSIEGSCDHDH, encoded by the coding sequence ATGAGTAGTTTTCCAGCACAACCTTCCGACAAGAAGGCAATTGAAGAAGGCGCGGTTTTCATGCCGCGCTTTGACGCTTCCGGCCTTATCACGGCGGTCGTCACTGACGCGCAAGATGGCGAGTTGCTCATGGTCGCTCATATGAACGACGAAGCGTTGCGCCTGACGCTTGAAACTGGCATCGCGCATTACTGGTCGCGCTCGCGATCCAAGCTTTGGAAGAAAGGCGAAACGTCTGGCAATCTTCAAAGCGTTATCGAACTGCGTACTGATTGCGATCAGGACGCGTTGTGGCTGAAAGTCCGCGTAGCTGGCGATGGCCCAACCTGTCACACGGGTCGCCGCTCGTGTTTTTACCGACAGGTTCAGTCCGAAAATGGTCAAGTTAGCCTTTCAATTGAAGGCTCCTGCGATCACGACCACTAG
- a CDS encoding patatin family protein — MFPWGQKRKAASSQPSNIEGAEIAKPQARPEPRRIALALGGGAARGWAHIGVLRALDEAGIEIEMIAGTSIGALVGGCYLAGKLDQLEEFARSLTRRRMFNLLDITLRGSGLFGGMKLDSRMREHLDGLRLEDLDRPFVSVCTELRTGHEIWLSTGPLVEAMRASYALPGIFEPVRWQERILVDGTLVNPVPVSVCRAYEQRLVLAVNLHYDQFGRAAVIKHAQSHPDTLSEMIHGGNEGRLGITGVMMEAFNIIQDRISRARMAGDPPDVSLMPTVGQIGLADFHRASEAIDIGYAETMKRLEDIRRLQSITA, encoded by the coding sequence ATGTTCCCTTGGGGTCAAAAGCGTAAAGCAGCCAGTTCGCAGCCTTCGAACATCGAAGGTGCCGAAATTGCCAAGCCTCAAGCCCGACCTGAGCCACGACGAATCGCACTCGCATTAGGCGGCGGCGCAGCGCGCGGCTGGGCTCATATCGGCGTGCTTCGCGCTCTTGATGAAGCGGGTATCGAAATCGAAATGATCGCCGGTACATCAATCGGCGCACTGGTTGGTGGTTGCTATCTTGCAGGCAAGCTCGATCAGCTGGAAGAGTTTGCACGTAGTTTAACACGACGGCGCATGTTCAATCTTCTGGACATAACCTTGCGCGGCAGCGGACTTTTCGGTGGCATGAAGCTTGATAGTCGTATGCGCGAACACCTTGATGGTCTGCGTCTCGAAGATCTCGACCGGCCTTTTGTTTCCGTCTGCACCGAATTGCGCACAGGTCATGAAATCTGGCTCTCTACAGGCCCGCTGGTCGAAGCCATGCGCGCATCCTATGCCTTGCCCGGTATATTCGAGCCAGTTCGCTGGCAGGAACGCATTCTTGTTGATGGAACCCTCGTCAATCCTGTGCCCGTCTCTGTCTGTCGCGCTTACGAGCAGCGGTTGGTGTTGGCCGTCAACCTGCATTACGATCAGTTCGGACGTGCTGCAGTCATCAAACATGCGCAATCGCATCCAGATACGTTAAGCGAGATGATTCATGGCGGAAACGAAGGCCGCCTTGGTATTACTGGCGTTATGATGGAAGCTTTCAACATCATTCAGGACCGCATTTCCCGCGCCCGTATGGCTGGCGATCCACCTGATGTCTCCTTGATGCCAACTGTTGGACAAATCGGCCTTGCGGACTTTCACCGCGCCTCGGAAGCAATCGATATTGGTTATGCAGAAACGATGAAACGATTGGAAGATATCAGGCGCCTACAGAGCATAACTGCTTAA